One Phaseolus vulgaris cultivar G19833 chromosome 11, P. vulgaris v2.0, whole genome shotgun sequence genomic window carries:
- the LOC137811083 gene encoding uncharacterized protein, with the protein MAVSDDEAASTGAGAGGAQPRNPIPNGNPNQNPNANPFPNPNSNQNPNPNPPHTTRGSKGKSCKGCTYYSSLHKTKSKNPTCVGFSRTLQQVPPFVVGETELEASKEGRSLTNFKYACIGYSVYLDNKDSSADLQDKKAKLPFCVGLEVVLEEKASNPSPSHVPATHKTEDEHPTPQPRRYTPPNHTTEFLNRFQRNAGLVASGVAKNLNRVGNYVKELLNDILN; encoded by the exons ATGGCGGTCTCCGACGACGAAGCTGCATCCACAGGAGCAGGAGCAGGTGGTGCTCAACCTCGGAATCCCATTCCCAACGGTAACCCAAATCAAAATCCTAATGCAAATCCATTTCCAAATCCAAATTCCAAtcaaaaccctaaccctaacccgCCTCATACCACAAGAGGATCCAAAGGAAAATCGTGCAAGGGATGTACCTACTACTCATCGCTTCAcaaaacaaaatccaaaaacCCCACATGCGTCGGCTTCTCCAGAACACTCCAGCAAG TACCCCCTTTTGTTGTGGGAGAAACTGAGTTGGAAGCTTCGAAAGAGGGCCGCAGTCTTACAAATTTCAAGTATGCCTGTATTGGATACTCTGTGTACTTAGACAACAAAGATTCTTCAGCTGACTTGCAGGATAAAAAAGCGAAATTGCCCTTTTGCGTTGGTCTTGAG GTTGTCTTAGAAGAGAAAGCTTCAAATCCCTCTCCTAGCCATGTTCCTGCTACTCATAAAACTGAAG ATGAACATCCTACTCCTCAACCTCGAAGATACACCCCTCCAAATCATACAACCGAGTTCTTGAACAG GTTTCAAAGAAATGCAGGCCTGGTGGCATCCGGTGTAGCCAAAAACTTGAACAGAGTGGGTAACTATGTGAAAGAGCTCCTAAATGACATTCTAAACTAA